The genomic stretch TCAATCAAGTCGAGACAACTATAAAGGTCAAGTTTGTGGTGATGCACCAAAGAGATTGGACAAAGAGTAGAAAGACTTTGTCGATGCcattagtttgtgatgaattcATATTTATTTGCAATGACAACCATAATGGCTAATGTCCCAGAAAAGAACCATTTGCAGATCAATCTGACTCTTTTGTTTTACAGCTTACAGAGACCAGGCATCAAAAGTTCAACCAAGATAAACTTGGAGTACCTTAAATGGAAGATGACATGATCCAGCGAGGAAGCAAATCCGGATCTCCTGCCTGACCAACTCCAATTGTACCTCAGATTGAATGATCACTTGTTTTATCGACCTAGGTCTCATCTCCTGAATAAAGGATGCAAATCAAGTAACATCAGTACATCCCCCATCACAAGCAATGGTGATGACGAACTGGTCAAGAATccacaggaaaaaaaaagaagaaggaaaccAATTATTATGTGAAATCGAATTTTTGGATTTTTGACGGGATCAATAAACCTAATCGATTAATTAATAGGGACACAGATACGGATTTCACTTCGAGAAGAAGGAAAACCGGACGAAATAAGAGAAGCAAAGAACAGTGCGATCGGCTATAGGGCACAAGACCTGAGATGCGGTGGGGTTGACGGGCTTCTTGAGGGCGAGCCCGCCGTCATCGTCGGCAACCGCCGCTTTCACGAGGTAAGACGAAGGTCAAGCCCCGTTCTCGTTGATCCAGCCGTCCCCGCAGCCGGAGAAGGCGTCGACCCGCAAGAAAGAGTATCCCATCTCCGTCTCTCTCGACGGACATGCATGACAACTACATTTGAAATCGGTCAAATCTCAACCGTTGCTTTTGCGTTTTCATTCGTCACATGCAAAATAATCAAAACATtttcagtttctttttttttttttttttttcgtaaaaCAAAAAGTCTCGAAGATTGGAAACACTGGAAATATTTCCATAAAACACAAAACAGCATTATGATTTAGGACTAATCATCCAATACTGTAGCCAAATTACTAGTAGTAATCGTCAATCTAAATCTATCTCCTTATGGGGTGACTGACTAATCGTCAAACTCAAGAATTCTCGAAGATGAATTCTTTAGATATAAATGTATGTCATGCATGACGCGATTGCACACTGCATAACAACATGTTAAGATCAACAACACTCAATTGAAATATTCTCAACACCCAGCAAGACCAACCGATAGTCTTCTTTTAGATTTAACAGGAGCAGAGTCCCCCAGTTGCAGGCACTCCCACATGCTCCTTCCCTGCAATAATAAACAAAGAAGCAAAGATGGATGGATGATCTCCTTATAGTACTTACTCGGTCAGCTTAGGTTGCAGCATTTCTTGCTTGCGGGGGCAAGCAATTAATTGGGTTCGACTCTCGGAGCTGCAACCGAGTCCCTTGTACAGATCTCTCTCCCGTGAGGTATGAGCCTCGCTGTCCTCTCTACCTGTTCGAAGGTTTTGAATGAAGCCTTGCTGATGATCCATCTTTCATCTCATGTGAATCGAAATCAGGTGGAAAGGAGTGATCTTGCTCCGGGCCATGGCAATGGCGGTCTTACGAGCTTTCTGGAACGGCCCTGTTGGCCCCAAAACAACTCATTTCTGGGGGCCAGTCGCCAATGGGGGTTTTGTCGTTGCTGTAAGTATACTCCCATCACCTGCACTCTTCCAATTTGTTCTTAGTACCGATATGCTTTCTTCCTGCTCTCGTCATTCTCTTATGTTATTGAGATTTTGGATAAgccgaaagaagaagaaaaagaaagaactcGATACATCATCACCAACCTTTAGCTATTTCTTTCTTGTTCTCATCTTCCAAGAGATCAGATGTGAAACTGCAATTTGCTCAAAGAGAAAGGAACAGTTCTGACTGTTGTTGTCCTAAAGGTTTCCCCAGATGACAACAACCACATGGTAATCTCTCAAGAAATTGGCAGTTCAATCAATAATCAAGATTCTGCtgtaaaagaatatatattgCTTAAATTATGCAGACATTATTAGCCTGATGAATTAATTCTAATGAGTGATCATTCCAACATACTGGATATGATTCTCCTCCACTGTTGATCTGTTTGacaactgctgctgctgctcttcaGGCAATGGCTGACATGAAAAAACCTGCTGAAACCATTTCTGGGAACATGACCACAGGTTAGTGTGAATATGTTAGTATCATCCTAGTGATGCTACTACTGTCATATACCTCAGATGAAGCTGACGGATGATTTGGATGTGCAGCCATGTGTCTGTACTCGGGAGCTCTCATGAGGTTTGCATGGATGGTGCAGCCACGCAACTATCTGCTGCTTGCATGCCATGCTTCCAATGAAGTGGTTCAGCTTTACCAGCTATCCCGCTGGGTAAATGCTCGAGGGTAAGCTCTCAGGAATCATACATCTCAAAACATGCTGATTCCTAAATCCtccatttctattttttttttctgatgcatTTCTTGACCTACAATCTACTCTGTCCTGTCTTAGTGTCTCTTCCTGCATGGGATCATCTCTCTCTTCGATCTGCAATGTACTCCTGCATTGCATTCCATACTGGAGGAGGGATGAGCTAGTTCTAAGATGCAAAACCACCTGCATTGTGTTTATTCTTCAGCTCACCTACTTACTGGACATAAGAAACAGCTCATTGCATATGTTACATTTTACTGAACACATAAATTCCATCAGGGCATATTATGCACCATTGAGACAAAACTAATCATactgttcttttttcttctttttctgtgcCAGATACCTGAAGAACAGAGATCAAGCTGAAGAGCAGTAACTCTCTAAGATCCCCAAAGCATCTTTTCAATGAAATAAAATTGGTTCAGAAATGATTATATTTTGCTGGATCCATTACAGATACCATATACTGTTAAATTTGGTTGTGAAGTAATTATGCTTAATGCATTTGTTCACCATGAAATGGTCTGTTGCTGGATCTTGAAGccaaaaaaaatatcttttctgcTAATTTCCTTACACAATACATTCAATAAATCTACTGTTATATTCAGTATCCCCTTTTGGTACATAGGATTCTTCTCACTGGTTTAAGAATAATGAGCAATTTGGTCGTTCAATATCTAAGCCTCGGTTCAATAATGATGCTTGAGTTGGCCAAGATGAACCAAAACTGTAGCCAACCAAAACTAATCCATAAGAGTCGGGTTTTCTTTCTGTGTTGAGGGCTGATCTAATATAGATGGGGCTGGTAAAAGTAGAACATGGATTAGGCTTCCAAGGACATCCATCCAAAGTGCAGCAGCAATAACAGATAGGGAAGGACaccgaggaagaagacgaaggccATAGCTTAGAACCAAAGGCAAAGTAAGCACATCCTCCTAACATGGGAGGAGGAGAACCACCATATAGCAGCAGTATGTTAAAACAAGAGTACATTTAAATTAAGTAGACATGCAAATGAAATAACTTGAAATGGAAGATGCAAATGATTAATGTATAGGAAAAAGCTATGCACATTCAGCTGATATTAGTTGCATCAATTACAAAAGCTGCTATCTCACTTACAATGAGATCAGAAAAGTTTGATGCCAATGCACCCCTATAAATCAAGAAAGCTGTATTATGGTTCTTGTTGATTCAACATATAGTTCTCTCATTAATAGTCCTGACCATATTTCCAACAGGCCACACATCTGACAATGAAGGTAAATACACTGAGGCCAATCCACTTATAAGGGAAATCAACACTCAAAGATGTCAGAGAAATCAGAATATCCAGTGCGCAGGAAACTTGACAAGACATGGAAATCAGAAAATATTGTAAAGTTTTCACTGGCAAGTTGAAGACCAAAAAACCTTGATACAACAAATCTGAACCAACTTGACATTGAGATGCATAAAACAAGTAAAGAATGAATTATAATGTCCCTAAAGAAACCAGTAGCTGACTTTACATAAAAATAGGCTGTCCACTCTATGACAAAGCTCCCTTGTAATTTAAGTTGGAACCATAACTTGTTTCAACAAGGTGGAATCTTTTTTAAAGAATAAAATTCAATAATATATTAGTAAACAATATTGTAGTGCAGCAGCCCCAACAATTGGACAGGATATAACAAACCACCAAACACCATATAAAAAATCCAGCAAACAGTCACTTACAACTTTTGGTATTCGGGCTTTTGCCAACTTAATTTCCGATTCGAGAAGCACATTTTTGCTCAACACAGTAAGGCAGCAAGCTTTAGGGCCGCGTCTCAAGGTAACCGTTTCACACATTGAACCTCCCCAAATAAAAAGCATGAGCACGAATGTAGCATGTCATCCCAATAATTCCAGGAGTTTGGTGATATATACTTTGCGCTAGCTTGGACAAGAAAACAACAAATAAAGATAGCTAAAAACGAAAAATAGAAGAACAACACAGAAAAGGTACTCTAATATGAAATCATTTAGACATGAAGTTCTAATAACACCATGCAAGCTGCACTCATCCACAAGCCAAAGCAACCAAAGCAAAACAACTTGCAAAAAGGAGCAGCTTCCAATTTATGACGCCTAGGATACAAGTATAAGATATGTCATTATGCATCTGCAGAAACCCAGCTAAAAATTATGGCAAAGCTGAAAATTGAAATCACGAGATTCCAGAATATAGAACATAAATGAAGAAGTGATAAGCAATGGCATTCTTACTAACAGGTCAGTGGGACATAAAACCGAGTTCAGAGAGTATATTTTTTGTACACTAACAATCTTATTCCCAACAAAAGAACTATTTTACAAAGATCAAGTGAAGAATTTCGGAACAAATCTTAATGGTATAAGCATCTGCTCTAGCATCCTCCGTATAGAGACAAAGGAGTATGGTGAAAGCATTGAAAGGAAATCTCAACAGCACAAGCAGACAAGACACATGGGGTTGCAGCTCAAAATTAGGTGAAGCAAATGAAAGGAAATCTCAACAGCACGAGCAGACAAGAGACATGGGGTTGCAGCTCAAAATTAGCTGAAGCAAATGCTTAGCAAACGAATAGTAGAGAgtgcaaaaatgaagccaaaaacaaAATAACAGTTACAATAGATAACCTTTACACTCACGATCTTCATCTGCATGAAGACAAACAGCAGACTATGTTGTATGCGCTTATAGAAAATTTGCATTTGACATATTCTTTAATAAATTTTCAGAAAAAACTTTTAAAGTACTGAAAGGAAGAACAAACTAAGAAGCAACTTTTACACTTAACTATCTTAACTAACCATTATCATATTTGTGGATGGGAACCAACACATCGATCGGTTTCAGGTACATATACAGGCATGTATAGGTTAAAGAATTGTCCAATTTGTATTTCATCATTTTCATATTAAATTTCTGTATATACAACAGTGCTCTTTTACACTAAGTGCTCTATGTTAGCGCAAAAACAGAGAACCCTCTGTTAGCTCAAGTTCACAGATCAAGCATCAAGGGAACAAGATATTATGCAGTCCAAGCCTAAAACCACCAACAGAAGAGGCATATTCCAATcactatcataaaaaaaaacccaTCCTTTCAGTCTCATCTATTTAATCAACTCTATTTTCGTTCCTCGTTCAAAGTCTTTTCTTCCAGCATACTACCAACCCCTCATTTTTTTGTTCTGACAAAGTGAGGCAGCTCCCAATGCGCAAAAGGgaatgcagaaaaaaaaaaaagtaatcttgGAATACAGAAATAACATAATCATAAATGGGTAAAAAAATAACTAGAGAAAATCAAAGAAAGTATCATCTAAAACGCACATTACAAAAACAATATGAACAAAACTAAACTTGACCTTTCAAGAGTATAAAAAACCTTCAGACAGCCAAAAGAAATATCAAAATAGCAATATCTGAAAACAGACTGCATCATCTAACATGAAAGACTATTAACTGGCACACAGAAGAGGCATGCGTTTACGAATGTCCATAAGCAGTGGTTCACACAGAAACATCTTTGAGAGTGTCTTATTCTTAATAAAATGTCTGAAGTTTATCTCACACCAATCT from Musa acuminata AAA Group cultivar baxijiao chromosome BXJ1-3, Cavendish_Baxijiao_AAA, whole genome shotgun sequence encodes the following:
- the LOC103977967 gene encoding mitochondrial pyruvate carrier 1, producing MAMAVLRAFWNGPVGPKTTHFWGPVANGGFVVAAMADMKKPAETISGNMTTAMCLYSGALMRFAWMVQPRNYLLLACHASNEVVQLYQLSRWVNARGYLKNRDQAEEQ